Proteins encoded by one window of Moorella humiferrea:
- the spoIVA gene encoding stage IV sporulation protein A encodes MENRDIFRDIAERTGGDIYLGVMGPVRSGKSTFITQFMEKLVLPNIKNPNERERARDELPQSGAGRMIMTTEPKFIPNEAVEITVREGLKVRVRIVDCVGYTVPGALGYEEDGGPRMVRTPWFEEPVPFQEAAETGTRKVITDHATIGIVVTTDGSITEISRQDYVDAEERVIWELKELGKPFVVLLNSLHPLAEETVTLAGELEAAYDVPVLPVDCLHLEEEDILHIMEEALYEFPVAEVNVNLPRWVDELAGDHWLRRQLENTVQEAVGEVRRLRDINGVVEKLNNNEYVARAALRDMDLGTGTAHIDLTTKEGLFYQVLREVSGLDIGGDHDVLRWIRELAGIKKEWDKIAYGIQEVRNTGYGVVTPSEEEMELAEPELIKQGGRSGVRLKATAPSYHFIRADITTEVTPLIGTEKQCEDLVKYIMEEFEDNPQKIWQTNVFGKSLSELVREGIQSKLYRMPESAQIKLQETIERIVNDGGGGLICIII; translated from the coding sequence GTGGAAAATCGGGATATTTTCCGGGACATAGCCGAACGTACCGGTGGTGATATTTATCTCGGCGTGATGGGCCCGGTACGCAGCGGCAAATCGACTTTTATTACTCAATTTATGGAAAAGCTGGTACTGCCAAATATTAAAAACCCCAATGAACGGGAACGGGCCAGGGACGAACTGCCCCAGAGCGGCGCCGGTCGCATGATTATGACCACCGAACCTAAATTCATCCCCAACGAAGCGGTGGAGATCACCGTTCGTGAGGGCCTGAAGGTGCGGGTGCGGATAGTTGACTGCGTCGGTTATACAGTACCCGGCGCCCTCGGTTACGAGGAGGACGGCGGGCCCAGGATGGTCCGAACGCCGTGGTTTGAAGAGCCCGTACCTTTCCAAGAAGCGGCGGAAACGGGAACGCGTAAAGTAATTACCGATCACGCCACCATAGGTATAGTCGTCACCACAGACGGCAGTATAACTGAAATTTCACGGCAGGATTACGTTGACGCCGAAGAAAGGGTCATTTGGGAACTCAAAGAATTGGGCAAACCCTTTGTCGTCCTTCTCAATTCCCTTCATCCTTTGGCCGAGGAAACGGTGACGCTGGCCGGGGAACTTGAGGCGGCCTATGATGTTCCCGTCCTGCCGGTGGACTGCCTGCATTTAGAGGAAGAGGACATCCTGCACATCATGGAAGAAGCCTTATATGAATTTCCGGTGGCCGAAGTAAACGTCAACCTACCCCGCTGGGTTGATGAACTAGCAGGGGACCACTGGTTACGCCGCCAGCTAGAAAATACCGTCCAGGAAGCCGTGGGCGAGGTGCGTCGCTTGAGGGATATTAACGGGGTTGTGGAGAAGCTCAACAATAACGAATACGTTGCCCGGGCGGCCCTGAGGGATATGGACCTGGGTACGGGTACTGCCCACATTGACCTGACGACGAAAGAAGGTCTTTTCTACCAGGTTTTGCGTGAGGTCAGTGGTCTGGATATCGGCGGGGACCACGACGTCCTACGCTGGATTCGGGAGCTGGCCGGCATTAAAAAGGAATGGGATAAAATCGCCTACGGCATCCAGGAAGTACGCAATACCGGCTACGGCGTCGTTACACCCAGCGAAGAAGAAATGGAACTGGCGGAACCGGAACTTATCAAGCAGGGCGGCCGTTCCGGCGTGCGGTTGAAGGCCACAGCCCCATCTTACCATTTCATCCGCGCCGACATCACCACCGAAGTAACGCCCCTCATCGGAACTGAAAAACAGTGTGAAGACTTGGTGAAATATATTATGGAAGAGTTTGAGGACAATCCCCAGAAAATCTGGCAGACCAATGTTTTCGGCAAGTCTTTAAGCGAATTGGTACGGGAAGGCATCCAGAGCAAGCTCTATCGCATGCCTGAAAGCGCTCAAATAAAGCTTCAGGAAACAATAGAACGCATTGTAAACGACGGCGGCGGCGGGCTAATATGCATTATAATTTAA
- a CDS encoding NAD(P)H-dependent glycerol-3-phosphate dehydrogenase, giving the protein MGGTIAVIGAGSWGTALAVLLAGKGFSVNLWVRRKEVARELDAKRENIAYLPGVTLPDGIRPMVELAECVKGVKLVVLAVPSHVVRTIARHLNPLLPREAVIVNTAKGLELDTQKRLSEVLKEEGFERIAVLSGPSHAEEVGRGLPTTVVVAAVDKKVAEYVQDIFMTPAFRVYTNPDMIGVEFGGALKNIIALATGIADGLGLGDNARAALMTRGIVEIARLGVALGGRPMTFAGLSGIGDLIVTCTSMYSRNRRAGIELGRGRPLDEVLAGMGMVVEGVRTTAAARDLALRHGIPMPITEEIYQVLYKGKPPQECVGALMQRPRTNEMEASVWQI; this is encoded by the coding sequence GTGGGGGGTACTATAGCAGTCATTGGTGCCGGCAGCTGGGGTACGGCCTTGGCCGTCTTGCTGGCCGGAAAAGGTTTTTCGGTCAATTTGTGGGTCAGGCGAAAGGAAGTAGCCCGCGAACTGGATGCCAAGAGAGAGAATATAGCCTACCTGCCGGGAGTGACACTTCCCGACGGTATCCGCCCGATGGTCGAACTGGCAGAATGCGTTAAAGGTGTGAAATTAGTCGTTTTAGCCGTGCCTTCCCACGTCGTGCGGACGATTGCCCGCCACCTGAACCCCCTTCTGCCCAGGGAGGCAGTTATCGTAAACACAGCTAAAGGACTGGAATTAGATACCCAGAAAAGATTATCAGAAGTCCTTAAAGAGGAAGGTTTTGAACGGATAGCCGTCCTATCAGGCCCGAGCCACGCCGAAGAAGTAGGTCGTGGGCTGCCTACCACCGTAGTGGTAGCCGCGGTTGATAAGAAAGTGGCCGAATACGTTCAGGATATTTTTATGACACCCGCATTTAGGGTTTACACCAATCCCGATATGATAGGGGTGGAATTTGGCGGCGCTTTAAAAAATATAATCGCCCTGGCCACGGGTATTGCCGATGGACTGGGCCTTGGCGACAATGCGCGGGCGGCTTTAATGACGAGGGGAATAGTTGAGATCGCCCGCCTTGGTGTGGCTCTAGGGGGCAGACCCATGACCTTTGCCGGTTTAAGCGGCATCGGCGATTTGATTGTTACCTGTACCAGCATGTACAGCCGCAACCGCCGCGCCGGCATTGAACTCGGTAGGGGCAGACCCCTGGATGAAGTTTTAGCCGGGATGGGTATGGTGGTTGAAGGGGTGCGAACTACGGCGGCGGCCCGAGATTTAGCCCTGCGGCACGGTATTCCCATGCCGATAACTGAAGAAATTTATCAAGTTCTTTATAAAGGCAAACCTCCCCAGGAATGTGTGGGGGCCCTTATGCAGCGTCCCCGGACTAATGAAATGGAGGCCAGTGTATGGCAGATATAA
- the plsY gene encoding glycerol-3-phosphate 1-O-acyltransferase PlsY, which yields MWLLALALAYLIGSIPTAYVVGRFVYGFDIRKRGSGNVGATNALRTMGTVPGLVVLAVDALKGVIAVWLGQVAGGPWLAAVTALAAIIGHSWSLFLEFQGGKGVATTAGAVLAMAPAVVLWAGLLWLVIVVLSRYVSLGSIIAAAVAPFLMLFFHRPWPYTLFTLVGAALIIYRHRSNIKRLLTGTEHKLGERS from the coding sequence ATGTGGCTTCTGGCCTTGGCACTGGCCTATCTTATCGGTTCTATTCCTACGGCTTATGTAGTTGGGCGCTTTGTTTACGGATTTGACATCCGGAAACGCGGCAGCGGCAATGTAGGTGCCACAAATGCCTTGAGAACTATGGGCACTGTCCCCGGCCTAGTTGTACTGGCGGTGGATGCCTTGAAGGGCGTGATTGCCGTTTGGCTCGGTCAGGTTGCAGGCGGTCCATGGCTGGCGGCTGTTACGGCCCTGGCGGCCATTATCGGACACAGCTGGTCGTTGTTTCTTGAATTTCAGGGGGGCAAAGGAGTAGCGACCACGGCAGGAGCGGTGCTGGCTATGGCGCCGGCTGTAGTCCTGTGGGCGGGACTCTTATGGCTTGTCATAGTTGTTTTGTCAAGGTATGTTTCATTAGGCTCAATCATTGCGGCGGCCGTGGCTCCCTTTCTTATGCTTTTTTTCCATCGTCCCTGGCCGTACACCCTTTTTACCTTAGTAGGTGCCGCCTTGATTATTTACCGCCACCGTTCGAATATAAAACGGCTTTTAACGGGCACAGAACATAAACTGGGGGAGCGGAGTTAA
- the der gene encoding ribosome biogenesis GTPase Der: protein MPKPVVAIVGRPNVGKSTLFNRITGSRIAIVEDTPGVTRDRLYHDADWRGCSFTLVDTGGIAVGNDDPLIVQVRRQAEAAVAEADVILFVVDARNGLTADDEEVANLLRRSGRPVILVANKVEDFRDPTPVHEFYRLGLGDPVPISAIHGLNIGDLLDRIVELLPRFHEVDDGEALRVAVVGRPNVGKSSIVNRLLGEERVIVSDLPGTTRDAIDTYIRRDEKEYVLIDTAGMRRKSRIVNATEHYSVLRTLKAVERSDVVLLILDGTEGVTEQDKKIAGYGHELGKASIIVVNKWDLVPKDDKTVVRYEEIIRRELSFMTYAPILFISALTGQRVARILPTVDAVGAAAARRVATSTLNDVVREAIMLTPPPAVKGQAVKIYYATQVKVKPPTFVFFCNRPDDVHFSYQRYLENQLRQAFGFEGTPLRLLFRQSKG, encoded by the coding sequence TTGCCCAAACCAGTAGTTGCCATTGTCGGACGCCCCAATGTCGGCAAATCGACGCTTTTTAACCGCATTACCGGAAGCCGGATAGCCATTGTAGAAGATACTCCCGGAGTAACCCGGGATCGTCTTTACCATGATGCCGACTGGCGGGGCTGCTCCTTTACCCTTGTTGATACAGGCGGTATTGCTGTGGGGAACGACGATCCACTGATAGTTCAAGTCAGGCGCCAGGCGGAAGCCGCCGTTGCGGAGGCCGATGTCATTCTCTTCGTCGTCGATGCGAGGAACGGTTTGACCGCCGATGATGAAGAAGTGGCCAATCTTTTACGCCGTTCTGGGCGGCCGGTCATCCTGGTGGCCAACAAAGTCGAAGACTTCCGCGATCCCACCCCCGTCCATGAGTTTTACCGCCTGGGCCTGGGTGATCCCGTACCCATTTCCGCCATTCACGGATTAAATATAGGTGATCTCCTCGACAGGATCGTCGAGCTTTTACCCCGGTTTCATGAGGTAGACGATGGTGAAGCCCTGCGCGTGGCCGTTGTCGGACGCCCCAATGTCGGCAAATCTTCAATAGTAAACCGGCTGCTGGGCGAAGAGCGGGTGATCGTCAGCGATTTACCGGGAACCACCAGAGATGCCATCGATACATATATCCGCCGGGACGAAAAGGAATATGTATTAATCGATACTGCCGGTATGCGGCGTAAGAGTCGTATTGTTAATGCTACGGAACACTACAGCGTTTTACGTACGTTAAAGGCCGTGGAACGGTCCGACGTCGTGCTGTTAATCCTGGATGGCACTGAAGGCGTTACCGAACAGGATAAAAAAATAGCCGGTTATGGTCATGAACTAGGGAAAGCTTCTATAATAGTAGTAAACAAATGGGATCTCGTACCTAAAGATGATAAAACTGTGGTCCGCTATGAGGAAATAATTCGTCGTGAATTGAGCTTTATGACCTATGCACCTATTCTGTTTATTTCGGCTTTAACCGGCCAGAGGGTGGCCCGTATTTTGCCTACCGTTGATGCGGTGGGTGCCGCCGCTGCCCGGCGTGTTGCTACGAGCACTTTAAACGACGTGGTACGGGAAGCCATCATGCTGACGCCTCCGCCTGCCGTCAAAGGTCAAGCGGTGAAAATCTACTATGCCACTCAGGTTAAAGTAAAGCCGCCCACCTTTGTCTTCTTTTGCAATCGTCCGGATGACGTACATTTTTCCTATCAGCGCTATTTAGAAAACCAGCTGCGTCAGGCCTTCGGTTTTGAAGGTACGCCGCTGCGCCTGCTGTTCCGCCAGAGTAAGGGATAA
- a CDS encoding DUF512 domain-containing protein, with protein MTEKRAVITYVRPGSIAAEMGICPGDILLTVNGEQVTDFIVYRYLTADENLEVEVAKPDGERWILEIEKDYGEDLGLEFASATFDGLRRCRNKCIFCFVDQMPLGLRSSLYVKDDDFRYSFLHGNFITLTNLKPEDWDYIFRWHISPLYISVHTTNPLLRNKLLGNPRAGEIMTQLKRLAAAGIVMHTQIVLCPGLNDGPELERTIKDLGGLFPAVQSIAVVPVGLTSSRKHLYPLRRVTPEEATAIIDQIEVWQASFRRRYGCGLVYGADEFYLLAGLPLPPAAYYDEFPQVENGVGLTRLFLDDFDAALAHAEPRPDGPRRIAIATGTLAAPLLKELLPKIKAKAGELELMVVPVTNHFFGPEVTVAGLLTGRDLIEGLKGTVSWLRGKEGWVLIPDVMLKREALIFLDDLTPEVVARELGVKVEVVPTNGKGLIAGCCGIEMEESFCPNQ; from the coding sequence TTGACGGAAAAAAGGGCAGTTATTACCTACGTCCGGCCGGGCAGTATCGCGGCTGAAATGGGCATCTGCCCGGGAGACATTTTGCTGACCGTTAATGGGGAGCAGGTTACCGATTTTATTGTTTATCGTTACCTTACTGCCGATGAAAACCTGGAGGTCGAGGTCGCTAAACCGGACGGCGAAAGATGGATACTGGAAATAGAAAAGGACTACGGCGAAGACCTGGGGTTGGAATTTGCCTCTGCCACCTTCGACGGCCTGCGTCGCTGCCGCAATAAATGTATTTTTTGTTTCGTCGATCAAATGCCCCTGGGATTAAGATCGTCTCTTTATGTCAAGGATGACGATTTTCGTTATTCCTTTCTCCACGGAAATTTTATAACCCTAACCAACCTGAAACCCGAGGATTGGGATTATATTTTCCGCTGGCATATCAGTCCCTTATATATTTCCGTGCATACGACAAATCCCCTGTTAAGAAACAAATTGTTGGGCAATCCCCGGGCAGGGGAAATAATGACGCAGCTGAAAAGGCTAGCGGCAGCGGGAATTGTGATGCACACTCAGATCGTCCTCTGTCCAGGCCTTAACGACGGCCCGGAGCTGGAACGGACGATAAAGGATCTTGGCGGCTTGTTTCCGGCCGTACAGTCCATCGCCGTAGTACCCGTAGGCCTGACTTCGTCGAGGAAACATTTATACCCTTTAAGGCGCGTAACGCCGGAAGAAGCGACGGCGATCATTGACCAGATAGAAGTCTGGCAGGCATCTTTTCGTAGACGTTACGGTTGCGGCCTGGTATACGGCGCCGATGAATTTTATTTACTGGCCGGTCTTCCCCTTCCACCGGCTGCCTACTATGACGAATTTCCCCAGGTAGAAAACGGCGTCGGCCTGACACGTCTTTTTTTAGACGACTTCGACGCCGCCCTTGCCCATGCTGAACCGAGGCCGGACGGGCCGCGGCGGATTGCAATAGCCACCGGCACTCTAGCGGCACCGCTTTTAAAGGAATTGCTTCCTAAAATTAAGGCCAAAGCGGGCGAACTTGAGCTAATGGTGGTCCCCGTAACAAATCATTTTTTTGGCCCGGAGGTTACGGTGGCCGGCCTGTTGACGGGCCGCGATTTGATAGAGGGGTTAAAGGGGACAGTTTCATGGTTACGGGGTAAAGAGGGATGGGTTCTCATCCCCGACGTCATGTTAAAGAGGGAAGCGCTGATTTTTCTCGATGATCTGACGCCGGAAGTTGTGGCAAGGGAACTTGGTGTTAAGGTAGAAGTGGTTCCCACTAACGGAAAAGGGCTGATCGCCGGATGCTGCGGTATTGAAATGGAGGAATCCTTTTGCCCAAACCAGTAG
- a CDS encoding DUF3189 family protein, producing MMVIYHCFGGSHSSVTAAAIHLGLLSRHRLPTAAELLALPYFDGRSRGEEGDLKYMGTDAYGNKVYAVGKKNLGARFETFLYNLAAVIGIPRRNILLLNTSPLVNMSMRIGGFISRRMGLTFLGRPLVVWGTRRAFPRLGLFVAENRNLWQNNRITPLKPSIKRNIIIYACFSGTHAAVVAAALHAGRLSFHHLPDWKELKELPHFDTPEGQGGLRFFALTPSGHAVYTAAVGHDGETAKRAAATFLAAWDGEPERVLWIDVSGRVSFFWRIGAFCRRYNYLGWLGRLFLRWSLARDYHVIGDIVKKTKRQERGE from the coding sequence ATGATGGTCATATACCACTGTTTTGGTGGTTCCCACTCTTCAGTTACGGCAGCGGCCATTCATCTGGGATTGCTATCCCGTCACAGGCTGCCTACGGCAGCGGAGCTTTTGGCCCTGCCGTATTTTGATGGCCGCAGCCGGGGCGAAGAAGGGGATCTCAAATACATGGGTACCGATGCTTACGGTAACAAAGTTTATGCGGTGGGAAAGAAAAATTTAGGCGCCCGTTTTGAAACCTTTCTATATAATTTAGCGGCCGTTATAGGTATACCACGTAGAAATATACTCCTTTTAAATACTTCCCCCTTAGTTAACATGTCCATGCGTATCGGCGGTTTCATTTCGCGCCGGATGGGCCTTACCTTTTTGGGGCGTCCGTTGGTTGTTTGGGGTACGCGGCGTGCCTTTCCTCGTCTTGGGCTTTTTGTCGCTGAAAATCGTAACCTTTGGCAAAACAATAGAATTACACCACTGAAGCCGTCAATAAAAAGAAATATTATAATTTATGCTTGTTTCAGCGGTACCCATGCGGCAGTTGTTGCCGCCGCCCTCCACGCCGGGCGCTTATCTTTCCATCATCTCCCTGATTGGAAGGAGTTAAAAGAGTTGCCCCATTTTGACACTCCTGAAGGGCAAGGTGGACTTCGTTTTTTCGCTTTAACACCTTCCGGTCATGCAGTTTATACCGCAGCCGTTGGGCACGACGGCGAAACGGCAAAAAGGGCAGCGGCAACTTTCCTCGCAGCCTGGGATGGGGAGCCGGAGCGGGTTCTATGGATTGACGTTTCCGGAAGGGTATCTTTTTTCTGGCGGATAGGCGCCTTTTGTCGTCGTTATAATTATCTTGGCTGGTTGGGGCGTTTGTTTCTCCGTTGGTCCCTGGCGCGTGATTATCATGTTATAGGCGATATTGTAAAAAAGACAAAACGTCAGGAAAGGGGAGAATAA
- the spoIIP gene encoding stage II sporulation protein P encodes MNKRLFLLFIFAVLALLFVFQESQRNRVVKVFTLENLLVGQAHTEGEYSILVDEQGRVLDMMARRVYVNDEFISADNRRYKVIRVEGNRAYCRQIGIEQLSFEEKVEKVMPAQAGGSQVIGVYYSHDDESYVPTQGTESIPGRGGILQVGNTFANRLRGLGLTVIEDQTSHAPHDDSAYRRSRRTAMNLLQKGAAAIFDVHRDGVPDPTFYRRTINGQDVTMIRMVVGRENQNMGSNLDFAKRLKAAADARYPGLIRGIFIGAGSYNQDLSPRAMLVEVGTHTNTMAEAERGVTLFADIVPPVLGVAARPAAAQTPSTAADWKGVLFVILALVIGGGAFLLISSGGWDKAVARLKEFTSIEWVNLIGWRRKKEEENAQPKPREDKREFQLNEERADWQKD; translated from the coding sequence ATGAATAAAAGATTGTTTCTTCTATTTATCTTTGCGGTTCTGGCACTCCTCTTTGTTTTCCAGGAAAGTCAACGGAATAGGGTTGTGAAGGTTTTTACTCTGGAAAATTTGCTCGTGGGCCAGGCCCATACGGAAGGGGAGTACTCTATACTCGTTGATGAACAAGGCCGGGTTTTAGATATGATGGCCCGCCGGGTCTACGTTAACGACGAGTTTATCTCTGCCGACAACCGGCGCTATAAAGTGATACGGGTGGAAGGCAATCGCGCTTATTGCCGTCAAATAGGAATAGAACAGCTGTCCTTTGAGGAAAAAGTAGAAAAGGTAATGCCCGCCCAGGCTGGAGGCTCCCAGGTAATCGGTGTATATTATTCCCACGATGACGAATCGTACGTACCGACCCAGGGAACGGAAAGTATACCTGGACGCGGCGGCATCCTCCAGGTTGGTAATACCTTTGCCAACCGCTTGCGGGGACTAGGGCTAACAGTGATCGAAGATCAAACCTCCCATGCCCCCCATGACGATAGCGCCTATCGGCGCTCGCGCCGCACGGCAATGAATTTGTTGCAAAAGGGAGCAGCGGCAATCTTTGACGTCCACCGTGACGGCGTTCCCGATCCAACTTTTTACCGTCGAACAATCAACGGTCAGGACGTAACGATGATTCGTATGGTTGTCGGCCGGGAAAATCAGAATATGGGTTCCAACCTGGATTTTGCCAAAAGGCTTAAAGCTGCCGCCGATGCCCGCTATCCCGGTTTAATCAGGGGAATTTTTATCGGTGCCGGAAGTTATAATCAGGATCTGTCACCAAGGGCCATGCTCGTGGAAGTCGGTACCCATACTAACACCATGGCCGAGGCCGAAAGGGGTGTCACCCTCTTTGCCGATATCGTACCCCCTGTATTGGGTGTTGCGGCCAGGCCGGCAGCCGCCCAGACACCCAGCACGGCTGCCGACTGGAAAGGGGTCCTGTTTGTCATCCTGGCTTTAGTAATTGGCGGCGGCGCCTTCCTGCTTATCTCATCGGGCGGCTGGGATAAAGCGGTAGCCAGACTTAAGGAGTTTACCTCGATAGAATGGGTAAATTTAATAGGATGGCGACGTAAAAAAGAAGAAGAAAATGCTCAACCTAAACCTCGTGAAGATAAAAGGGAGTTTCAATTAAACGAAGAAAGGGCTGACTGGCAGAAGGATTAA